The Gemmatimonadota bacterium genome has a segment encoding these proteins:
- a CDS encoding leucyl aminopeptidase has translation MAFTVAHRVASPATIDTPLLILPVAKGPLPAALSAIDARTGGALSRCWAAGDFTGARDETAVLYPADAGLARVLLIGMGEPNQLSAGALRRAAMIAGKRGRTMGAPTAVLFLAEGVPNGMPADVAGQSLAEGLPFGAWHYPHLKRPPESPKPEFTHCDIVTVADDSGFAGGVARGVAIAAGQTLTRELQITPGNTCTPEYLAAQAEALAQRHGFGITVLDRDAIVKEGMHALLAVAKGSVLEPRFIVLEYKGSADAPVVLIGKGITFDTGGISIKPAPSMEEMKYDMSGAAAVLGTFETLGQLCPDLHVIGLVPTCENMPSGSAYRPGDVVGSHFGKTIEVLNTDAEGRLILADALSWARRYSPAAVVDCATLTGAIVIGLGHSATGVMGTDTALVSQLLAAGERAGERAWELPLWDEYKEHIKSDIADMKNTGGRPAGSITAALFLKEFVEGFPWAHLDIAGTAYTERELATQVRGPTGVLVRLFTEFLLARR, from the coding sequence ATGGCATTCACCGTTGCGCACCGAGTGGCTTCTCCTGCCACGATCGATACTCCGCTCCTGATTCTTCCGGTGGCCAAAGGCCCGTTGCCTGCCGCCCTTTCGGCAATAGACGCCCGCACCGGCGGGGCACTCTCCCGCTGCTGGGCCGCGGGAGACTTCACCGGCGCCCGCGACGAGACCGCCGTACTCTACCCGGCCGATGCCGGTCTGGCGCGGGTGCTGCTTATCGGGATGGGCGAGCCGAACCAGTTGAGCGCAGGCGCGCTCCGACGGGCCGCGATGATCGCCGGCAAACGGGGCCGGACGATGGGTGCTCCGACGGCTGTGCTCTTTCTGGCCGAAGGTGTCCCCAATGGAATGCCGGCCGATGTGGCGGGCCAGTCGCTCGCTGAAGGTCTCCCCTTCGGCGCCTGGCACTATCCCCACCTCAAGCGACCACCCGAATCGCCGAAGCCGGAATTCACCCACTGTGACATCGTCACCGTCGCCGACGATAGCGGATTCGCAGGGGGCGTCGCGCGGGGCGTCGCGATTGCGGCAGGACAGACGCTGACGCGCGAGTTGCAGATCACGCCGGGGAATACCTGCACGCCGGAATACCTCGCGGCCCAGGCCGAGGCACTCGCCCAGCGGCACGGCTTCGGGATCACCGTGCTGGACCGCGACGCGATCGTCAAGGAGGGGATGCACGCACTCCTGGCTGTGGCAAAGGGAAGTGTGCTCGAGCCCCGCTTCATTGTGCTGGAGTACAAGGGAAGTGCTGATGCGCCGGTCGTGCTGATCGGCAAGGGAATCACCTTCGACACCGGTGGCATCTCGATCAAGCCGGCGCCGTCGATGGAAGAGATGAAATACGACATGTCCGGCGCGGCGGCCGTGCTGGGAACCTTCGAGACGCTGGGGCAGCTGTGCCCCGATCTCCACGTGATCGGCCTGGTACCGACCTGCGAGAACATGCCGTCGGGTTCGGCTTATCGACCGGGAGATGTCGTCGGGTCGCACTTCGGCAAGACGATCGAGGTGCTCAATACTGATGCCGAGGGTCGCCTCATTCTCGCCGACGCGCTCTCGTGGGCACGCCGCTACTCACCCGCCGCCGTGGTCGATTGCGCCACGCTGACTGGTGCGATCGTGATCGGACTCGGTCACTCCGCGACCGGCGTGATGGGCACCGATACCGCGCTGGTGTCGCAACTCCTTGCGGCCGGCGAGCGCGCCGGCGAGCGCGCGTGGGAACTTCCGCTGTGGGACGAGTACAAGGAACACATCAAGTCCGATATTGCCGACATGAAGAACACTGGCGGGCGCCCTGCGGGGAGTATCACCGCGGCGCTCTTTCTCAAGGAGTTTGTCGAAGGATTTCCCTGGGCGCATCTCGACATCGCCGGCACCGCCTACACCGAGCGTGAGCTTGCCACGCAAGTGCGCGGCCCGACCGGTGTGCTGGTGCGCTTGTTCACCGAATTCCTGCTCGCGCGTCGTTGA
- a CDS encoding response regulator, whose product MPFAVPSIPPRRLTIFVAIALLVSFGNLYGWTTNNPLFLSPFPTFPAMAPFTAELLLLATAGLLLGQRGMSRVGVAVLVVGLLAITAFVIPALAVVTRLHPFDPARVAALTGSPSNVLVMATAIGALGLAMILLARDAASVRSLTVGGMLAASAASGGWTVLVSYTVGIIEAGGTLWSARLSVMATVGVLFLGLALLERTWRAVQGELRHNLVRWWLLAAWSVALAYVLHLVGSVVARPDEVGVWPATLALFAVTGATLIAVIGLGVERSRSARQELESANAELRQREAQLARSTELLRAALDGSLDSFYLLEAIRDADGTLRDLRILDLNIRAADFLMRAPDGLRGASLCAEFPVYRKGEFLETYESVMLSGIPVETEFKIKPDVAGGAAQFLKQQIVKVGDGVAITSRDVTAARQLEEQFRHAQKMDAVGRVATGVAHDFNNLLTVIIGITVMMIEDEELSSHHRADLFEVLGAVTRGTDLTTRLLAFSRRQPIAPATIALPALVGEIVALTRRVLPQGIALDAVQGPSAPYVHVDRLLLEQALMNLILNARDAMVDRGTLTVFTEQVTLAAARHYGQASIPAGEWGRVTIRDTGSGMTTHVLEHLFEPFFTTKAAGKGTGLGLSTSFGIIRQANGHLVVADTGPAGTTFHAYLPAVGMAAAREPSLGLGPRNASGSERILVVDDDPAVRSVVRRMLSRAGYDVVSVESGEEAELALRDESPFALLVTDMVMPGIGGGELARRAVATHPDLRVLFISGYTDDEVIRDARMESGRAFVAKPFTAEEFLGRVRDLLDGAVTTGV is encoded by the coding sequence GTGCCGTTCGCAGTGCCCTCTATCCCGCCGAGGCGGCTGACGATTTTCGTCGCCATCGCCCTGCTGGTTTCCTTCGGGAACCTGTACGGGTGGACGACGAACAATCCGCTCTTCCTCTCGCCTTTTCCGACATTCCCTGCCATGGCGCCGTTCACTGCCGAGCTCTTGCTGCTCGCAACGGCGGGGCTGTTGCTGGGACAGCGCGGCATGTCGCGCGTCGGAGTGGCCGTCCTGGTCGTTGGGCTCCTCGCGATCACCGCCTTCGTGATTCCGGCGCTCGCCGTGGTCACCCGGCTGCATCCCTTCGACCCGGCGCGAGTTGCGGCGCTGACCGGCAGCCCATCCAATGTGCTCGTCATGGCGACGGCGATAGGAGCGCTCGGCCTCGCAATGATTCTCCTCGCGCGCGATGCCGCGAGCGTCCGTTCGCTCACCGTCGGTGGCATGCTGGCCGCCTCGGCGGCCTCGGGTGGCTGGACGGTGCTGGTCAGTTACACGGTCGGCATCATCGAGGCGGGCGGCACCCTCTGGTCGGCGAGGTTGTCGGTGATGGCCACCGTCGGAGTGCTCTTTCTCGGATTGGCCCTGCTCGAGCGAACTTGGCGGGCGGTGCAGGGAGAGTTGCGCCACAATCTGGTGCGCTGGTGGCTGCTCGCGGCCTGGTCGGTCGCACTCGCCTATGTGCTTCACCTCGTCGGGTCGGTAGTCGCGCGTCCTGACGAAGTCGGGGTCTGGCCGGCGACTCTCGCGCTCTTCGCGGTCACGGGTGCGACGCTCATCGCGGTGATTGGCCTCGGGGTCGAGCGCTCACGGAGTGCCCGGCAGGAACTGGAATCCGCCAACGCCGAGCTTCGGCAGCGTGAAGCACAGCTCGCACGCAGCACCGAGCTCCTCCGCGCCGCACTCGACGGCAGCCTCGACTCGTTCTACCTCCTCGAAGCGATTCGCGATGCTGACGGTACCCTGCGGGATCTCCGCATCCTCGACCTGAATATTCGCGCCGCCGATTTTCTGATGCGGGCGCCAGACGGGCTGCGCGGCGCGTCGCTCTGCGCGGAATTCCCGGTGTATCGCAAGGGCGAGTTTCTGGAGACCTACGAGTCGGTAATGCTCAGCGGCATCCCGGTAGAGACCGAATTCAAGATCAAACCCGACGTCGCCGGCGGCGCAGCGCAGTTCCTCAAGCAGCAGATCGTCAAGGTGGGGGACGGGGTCGCGATTACCTCACGTGACGTTACCGCGGCGCGTCAGCTCGAGGAACAGTTCCGGCACGCGCAGAAGATGGATGCGGTGGGCCGGGTGGCTACTGGCGTGGCCCACGACTTCAACAACCTGCTGACAGTCATCATCGGCATCACGGTGATGATGATCGAAGATGAGGAGCTGTCATCGCACCACCGCGCCGACCTGTTCGAGGTCCTCGGCGCAGTCACCAGGGGCACCGACCTCACCACCCGACTCCTTGCCTTCTCGCGCCGGCAGCCGATCGCGCCGGCCACAATCGCGTTGCCTGCGCTCGTCGGCGAAATCGTCGCCCTCACGCGACGTGTCCTGCCGCAAGGAATTGCGCTCGACGCCGTGCAGGGCCCCTCCGCACCGTATGTCCATGTCGACAGGCTCCTGCTTGAGCAGGCGCTGATGAATCTGATCCTCAACGCGCGCGACGCGATGGTCGACCGGGGGACCCTCACTGTATTCACCGAGCAGGTGACGCTGGCTGCGGCGCGCCACTACGGCCAGGCGAGCATTCCCGCCGGGGAATGGGGCCGGGTAACCATTCGCGACACGGGAAGCGGGATGACGACGCACGTGCTCGAGCATCTCTTCGAGCCGTTCTTCACGACCAAGGCGGCGGGGAAGGGCACCGGGCTCGGTCTCTCGACATCGTTCGGAATCATCCGGCAGGCCAATGGTCACCTCGTAGTGGCCGACACGGGTCCGGCGGGTACCACGTTTCACGCGTACCTGCCGGCAGTCGGGATGGCCGCCGCGCGCGAACCCTCCCTGGGCCTCGGTCCGCGGAACGCCAGTGGATCCGAACGGATCCTGGTCGTCGATGATGACCCAGCGGTGCGTTCCGTCGTGCGGCGAATGTTGTCCCGTGCCGGCTACGACGTTGTGTCGGTCGAGTCAGGTGAAGAGGCCGAGCTGGCTCTGCGGGACGAATCACCGTTCGCCCTGCTGGTGACCGACATGGTGATGCCTGGCATCGGCGGCGGCGAACTCGCGCGTCGTGCGGTCGCCACCCACCCGGATCTGCGGGTGCTGTTCATCTCGGGATACACCGACGACGAGGTGATTCGCGATGCCCGAATGGAATCGGGTCGTGCGTTCGTCGCCAAGCCGTTTACGGCCGAGGAATTCCTCGGCCGTGTACGTGACCTCCTCGACGGCGCGGTCACTACCGGCGTGTGA